The nucleotide sequence CAGAGCCAGTCCTTCCATCAAGCGACACAAACGTACCATCTTACTAACTTTCCGCAATCTTTCTTGTAAACACTAAACTAAAGTTTTGACAACTACTGCGTAGGAGTCTTCTTAAAAAACAGTAGGTAAATAATCGGTAATACCCCAACGGTGTTCAGTAAAAACAAAGCCACAAACCAGCTTTTTTGATTATTTCGGCCGGCCTGCCACAGGGCCATACCTTTAAGGATCACATCGACTAAAACCAAAATTATTAAAACCCAAGAATACTTAAAATAAAAATCAAGAATCGGTGAAGTAGCGGAAAGATTAGAGAGCATATTTAAATTATATACCTAATAAAAATGGCTGTGCCACGTTAAAGATTGGCGACAGGTTTACTAGTGGCGTAATAATTCTCGCTATGCTCGAATTAAACGCCACACTGTAAAAATCTAGACTCATTGCAAGCGAAGCTGCAATTCGCCAATATTTTTACGTGGTACCGCCTCGTCGAATACGTGAGCAACTACTACCAGACTACAGAAAACTATGCAACATCAAAGAGTACAAAGCTGTTCGGGAGACCACTGCAGAATTTTGTTTAGGCGGCTGAGGTTTCTTTAGCAGCGTGCCATCTGTATGCTCTTCTGAAGCCGTTGCTCTCGGCTTCGCCTACGGTTTGGCAGTATATCTCCCCCTTTGATTTTTCTATCTTAGTGTTGTCGTATTGCTGATCAAATGGCAAATGGTAAATTTTAGCGCCGTCAACCTTTGATATATTACATTTAATGCAAGGGTATTCGTTTAACATTTTAAACTTTTCTTTTATCTCTATACCCAGCTCACCACCGAACCGCCTAGCTAAATCTGATACCTCAGTTGTCGTATAGAAGACGGCGGTCACCTTTTTATTTGGGTTTTGATCTTTGTACTGAAAAACAGTCCCGAAGAATTGGAAAATATGTTTTTCGAATATTGTTTTAAATTGCGACCAGTTTTTGCACTGTATTACCACTATTTCTTTTCCTTTAGCACAAATTAAGTCTCGACCTAAGTCTTCATAACCCTTAAATATGCCGGTGTATTCGACATCATAGCCGGCCGTCTCGTACAAATATCCAACATACCGCTCATATAATCTACCCAACAACCATTTGGGCTTATTGGGGCGCTTCCAAAACCGATCAAGTGCCATTTGATTTCTTTCCGCAGAGGAAAGTTTGTGATATTCGTCTTTTGTGAGGAAGTTTGTAACCGGGTCGGCGCTTTCTTCCTCACTATAACCAGCCGCTATTTCTTCGTTTTCATCAAATTCCTGCTCTTTGTAATCTAATAAAAATGGGGCTATGTTCTCGTAATACTCGATAATAGATTGAGTCACTCGTTGTGATGTTTCCGCTTCTCGTCTCCTCTTAGCTTCTAATTTGACGATTTCGGATGAAGAATACGCTGGGTGCGATTTTCTGGTTAGGTACCCAGAAAGTGCGTCGTCCATCAATTTTTCATAATTTGAAATATTCTTGAAGAGACTGGGAAATCCAGATGCCCGCTCTTTAAGTGATTGTCTCCACATACTCTCCTTGGCTTCAGAAGTTTCTAGCTTCTGTTTTAGTAAAGCGATGGCGATTTGTGTTTCAGAGCTGACCTTATCTACAAGCTCTTTATATGTTCCGTATGCCACGAAAAATAGGAATACTCCTACCGACAATACCCCTAGCCAAAGACTACTAGTAAGTAAAAAATAAATAAATACAGGGATAACTAAAACCATGGAAGTCAGTCCATAAGAAAGAAGCTTTGCTAGGTATTTACTGGTGAATTGATTAAACATTTGTAAATTAATTAGACACCTAATATATTACTACGTTCGTTAATTAGTATAAAAGAGGAGGGCCACGATATTTTATTAACAATTCAGAGGACCTAACTCAGCACCTTAATTATCGCCGAATAAAGCTATTACTATGCTAAAATAACGGTATGAAGCTTGATGATTTTGTCGCCGGAGCCCTTTCCGATATAAATAAGGGATTATCGGATGCGAGTAAGGTGACTGGGAAAAGTTCTTATATAGAAATCTCTAGTCCGAACAACGGAGTACACTTCGATGTCGCAGTGACAACAGCGAACTCAACAGAGCAGTCCGCTGACGGTAAAATTGGTATAGGTGTTATACAAGTTGTAGGTTTGG is from candidate division WWE3 bacterium and encodes:
- a CDS encoding DUF5652 family protein produces the protein MLSNLSATSPILDFYFKYSWVLIILVLVDVILKGMALWQAGRNNQKSWFVALFLLNTVGVLPIIYLLFFKKTPTQ
- a CDS encoding restriction endonuclease gives rise to the protein MFNQFTSKYLAKLLSYGLTSMVLVIPVFIYFLLTSSLWLGVLSVGVFLFFVAYGTYKELVDKVSSETQIAIALLKQKLETSEAKESMWRQSLKERASGFPSLFKNISNYEKLMDDALSGYLTRKSHPAYSSSEIVKLEAKRRREAETSQRVTQSIIEYYENIAPFLLDYKEQEFDENEEIAAGYSEEESADPVTNFLTKDEYHKLSSAERNQMALDRFWKRPNKPKWLLGRLYERYVGYLYETAGYDVEYTGIFKGYEDLGRDLICAKGKEIVVIQCKNWSQFKTIFEKHIFQFFGTVFQYKDQNPNKKVTAVFYTTTEVSDLARRFGGELGIEIKEKFKMLNEYPCIKCNISKVDGAKIYHLPFDQQYDNTKIEKSKGEIYCQTVGEAESNGFRRAYRWHAAKETSAA